Sequence from the Aerosakkonema funiforme FACHB-1375 genome:
CAATGAAACTAAATTGTGCTGTGCTTGGCCGGGGTTGAGATGTTCGAGCTTACACTAGAAATAGTGGTACAGCTAGCTCTGGAGAAAAGGCGCTTTTTGCTACTGCGGATTTAGATATTGACATAAGGTTCCAGACAATGCAAGTTATTTTTAAAATTTTCAGGCAGAACGAGAATACTGGCCCTAGCTTTCAGACTTATCAGCTGGATGTAGAAGCGGGGAATACAATCCTAGATTGCCTGAATCGTATCAAGTGGGAACAAGATGGAAGTTTAGCGTTTCGCAAAAATTGTCGCAATACCATTTGTGGCAGTTGCGGGATGCGGATTAACGGTCGATCGGCTTTAGCTTGTAAAGAAAATGTTGGCAGCGAACTTTCTCGTCTGCAACAGGTAACCGCTAGCGCGACAAATTTAGATCCGACTGATATATTACCAGAATCGATCCCAGAGATTACGATCGCACCAATGGGCAATATGCCGGTGATTAAAGATTTGGTCGTCGATATGCAAAGTTTCTGGGATAACCTGGAAGCAGTCGAGCCTTACGTGAGTACTCGTGCAAGACAAGTTCCAGAACGGGAATTTCTGCAAACACCCGAAGAGAGATCGCGACTCGATCGCACAGGCAATTGTATTCTTTGTGGCGCTTGTTATTCCGAATGCAATGCCCGCGAAGTCAACCCAGAATTTGTCGGGCCTCACGCTTTAGCTAAAGCTTATCGGATGGTAGCAGATTCTCGCGACGATCGAACAGAATCTCGTCTAGAACAATACAATCAAGGTACTAAGGGGGTGTGGGGTTGCACCCGCTGTTTTTACTGCAACGCAGTATGTCCGATGGATGTAGCGCCGATGGATCGCATTGGGGAAATTAAAAATGAAATTCTCGCTCGCAAGAATGAGCAAGACAGTCGATCGATTCGCCACCGTAAAGTATTGGTAGAGCTAGTTAAACAAGGCGGCTGGATTGACGAACGCAAGTTTGGTTTGCAGGTTGTCGGTAACTCTTTTAAGGATATTAAAGGACTGATTAGCTTGGGGCCATTGGGATTGCGGATGCTGATCGGAGGCAAATTTCCCTTCCGATTTGAACCTTCTGCCGGTACTGAAGAAGTGCGATCGTTAATTGAATCCGTTCGGGAACTGGAGGAAAAAAGAGATTAGGGGTTAGGGGCTAGGGGCTAGGGTAGAGGGGTAGAGGGGCATAATTAATTTTTTCCCCTTTTCCCTTTCCCCTTTTTCCTTTTCCCTAGCCCCTAACCCCTAACCCCTAGCCCCTAGCCCTTCTTCAGCGAATAGTCAGCAGATAACGACCTCGACTTCCGGCTTTGTAGGCGTTAACTACTGCCCGGTACACACCCGCACGAGGTAAAGTGACGGT
This genomic interval carries:
- a CDS encoding succinate dehydrogenase/fumarate reductase iron-sulfur subunit, producing the protein MQVIFKIFRQNENTGPSFQTYQLDVEAGNTILDCLNRIKWEQDGSLAFRKNCRNTICGSCGMRINGRSALACKENVGSELSRLQQVTASATNLDPTDILPESIPEITIAPMGNMPVIKDLVVDMQSFWDNLEAVEPYVSTRARQVPEREFLQTPEERSRLDRTGNCILCGACYSECNAREVNPEFVGPHALAKAYRMVADSRDDRTESRLEQYNQGTKGVWGCTRCFYCNAVCPMDVAPMDRIGEIKNEILARKNEQDSRSIRHRKVLVELVKQGGWIDERKFGLQVVGNSFKDIKGLISLGPLGLRMLIGGKFPFRFEPSAGTEEVRSLIESVRELEEKRD